A window of Punica granatum isolate Tunisia-2019 chromosome 8, ASM765513v2, whole genome shotgun sequence genomic DNA:
AGGTATACTTCCGTTGATCGTACATGAGCGGGATGTTCCTGACCACTATTATTTCACTCGGCAAAAACTCGGGATTGAATTACTCTTCATACATACACATCCCTTGTCGTCTTAACACGTGCGAGTAAAAGCATTCAATACACACGCACACAACCGTTACATTAAAGAAGTGATCAACCGTACTCTCATCTCAGAATTCCGGCAAGGACTTCACCACTCGAAGCCAGTCATcagcagagcagagcagaggAGAGCTCTATCTACGCGGGGAGTGGTATCGATATTGAACGTATTTAGACACAATAATACGAGATGAGAAAAAATCTTGCGGATGGTATGCCTAAAACAAAAGAAGGGAATTCCCGCCCGCATGGAAGAGAACTATGTCCCCACCTCGAACTTAGAATTGGGAATATTGAAAGGCGACGACATAGTTGTCTTGACTTTTCTTGTCTCCAAGCAGTTGCTCTCACGTCTTCTTCCCGAAATAGAAAACCATTGCATTTAGTCCCTTAATTAACCAAAGTTGTAATATTTTTGCCAAAACCTCATTCTCTTATGATCTTCGAGCTCGTCAAATTCCTCCTCCAACATATCTTGTTATGTGCTTAATCTATATTACTCGAGCAAACCAAAAATCCATATTCACACAAAAGGGTTCTCTAAGGAACGTTCTTAATTGAGATTTAGAAACCGTGTTTATCAATAAGTTGAATATAAGCGATTTGAGATCTAACAACTTTGATCAAACACACTATTATCCCTCTAGTAGAAGTAGTGTTACGACTATTCTTCATTGCAATGATTGGAATTGCAAGCCTGGAAGGCTCGGAATCTCCGGGGTGgatatttcctttttccaaTTTAATATTTGATCAACCccatttgagcttgcttgcaGATCACCACAGCACacctcttctttcttttttctttttttttttccttcctttgtttGGACTTTGGAGGAAGTTGCCAAATGTATGTTCTTAAGAAATATGCATAATTTGGTGGTGTCCGGTTTCTGCGTATTAACATCACTCTACTAAGGCTTGATTTGAGAGTGTTGTTGCTGATGCGGAAGTattgaaacaaaattataaaaaaataagttttgaTTTCAGAATGAGTTAAATTGTttggaaaaaattaattaaaaaatattgaaaataagaaaacaatTATTAATACTTGAAACAGAATAAGTAGAAAGAGATTTTATAAGCACCTATTAACCTGTTTGAGAAAATCACGTTTGTAACCGCAATTTCGAACCAAATCGTGGTTTCAAAAACTCTTACTAAACACCAAATCTGCTAaaaattataaggaaaaatgATTATGGAACATTTCACCGCACTCCCAAACGAATTCTAAGTGTAAGAATCATAATTCCAAACTAATAATTTTGAGTGCACTAAGATCAGAACTTAATAACAGCATTTTCTATAAGAATTAACTCAAAATATTTCCTATTTCACGTTGTGGGAAcgagataaaagaaaaaaatatatcttatTATTTCACAATGGGAAGAAACTAGTTTGTGATTCTAAATGGTTTGTACTGACCATCACCAATAAGACCTTTTGCTTAGTatttaacaaaataataataataacaaatctTCGAGTTTAATTTTCTTCCTCCCATGTGCatataattaagagatttgTTAGAGCAATGGCTTTAAgaatgttaattaattaagtacctAACAATTGCTAGCTATTGCTTTAATGGATTTGCTTGTTAAGTTCGAATTCATGTATTATAATTATGTCATTACTTAAtccttaattataatatttgagTATGACACTATATTAATCTACTTCATAAGTCAATGAAGTCATCTCTCATAAATCATAactatgagagagagagagagagagagagagagagagagtaggaGCGATTTTGAGAGCCACTCAGTACATAAATACATAACATGTTTGTCACAACTAATTAGGCAAAAACCGACCtcccaattaattaaatcatttaaACGATTCCGTAGAATGTGTGCTCCCGATTACTTTATCATCCGAAATTATTCTCATCCTTTTAAGTCAACTAGTACACTATGAGTGGCCTACGATCATTGTGTAATAAATTTAAGcggaaaaaaagggaaatacTTAGAAAAATTATTGTGAAAAAGACGTGTCAGATTTATTGTCAGTAATGCAGTAATCACTTCCTTAGATATGAAGAatatgatatcattatatatatgtgattatTTTGAAGCGTAAAAAATCGATGTATATTTAAAGCCGcactaattaatcaaataaaagaagaaaaagaagaagaaaaacatgCATAAGACGTTTGCTATAGTCAATGATATTTCACGATCTTGCTAGTGAGGTGAAGCTGCTAcataaacataatattaaagaTCTCATTGATATCATTTCGATCAAGATAGGCCAAACACATGGAAGTAATAATTACGAATTTCCCATCATTATTTCTGGTTTAATCATCTCAGCATTATTCATGATCGAATATATCCATGGCTCTGAGAAATGGAGGACTCAATCATTGAAGAAATCCCCGGGAATTCCATCtcaagttttataaatttttttccctgaGCTTAGAAAAGCCAAATTGTTCTATGTAGATGAGATTGTGTAGCAGTTTATGCTGACATAATACTTAAGTGGACGTTTGATTGAACcagttgaagaagaagcaaaaggCTGATTATTGCAGTATTGGAGGAATTTATTAAGACgtacattatatatatcgtACAAGGTCAGCAAGACGTCTCAGACGTCACAATATGATACACTTATGGCCCGCCGACTGCAGATACTAGCTCAGTAGCTCGACAAGGGCACCTTGGAAAACTATAGCCGCTCATAAGTAATGTATCCCAGGTTAATTGATCTATTAATGATTTTTAGTTTATGTCTTGCTCTTGCATGGCATTTTCTTGTATTAATTGTGTATTAAATGTTTGATGCGATGTTATCATTTTCATACTAAAAACACGAGGCTTGGTAAGTTCTAATTAGGGAAATTTCGTGAGAGTTGGAGGAAAAATGCTGCGTTATTCCCTTTCACAGGATTTAGACCTTTTGCCTTCCAAAAATTAGGATCGCTGCTAATAATAAGGATTGGGCCAGTCGAGCCCATAGTGAATTGGGCCCGCATATGCACAGAATCCAACTTTACTTTGAACTAGTGGGCCGGGCCGAGACTGAGCCAAACCACAACCCACTCACCCCAAAGCCTACCTCTACGGGGACCTCCTCCTTGTCATACTCATGCCAGCGGGGCTCATGCCCGCCTAATATGATTATGCGTCTTGTGGTCAGGATCAAACCGATGTCCGAGCCAGTAAGAGGGGACCCTTCGTGGTCACATCGATAGAAGGTCAGCCAACGGCAGGAAGTTCATGTAAAACTTTTTATCTCTCTGTATGCTATTAGAAATTGCGTTACCCTACATACATTATCGGCTTAATTTCTCCATCGGCTTAGGTTCAGCAAAAAGAGATGTTAGATGGGAAGCTTGATATTGGAAGAGCTATTACATGTCGAaagaatcaatatatatagctaGTAACTTTGTCAAGGATTACAAATTGCTAGATTTGGCCCcatatttcaccaaaaaaaaaagaaaaaagaaaagtaggAACTGCTGTCTTTAATTTCAATTGCTTAGTAACTAGCGGAGCACCGAGAACGCGTGCAGGTCCCATGATCCGCCCGGCACGCTGCAGCCACCGCCATCATAGTGAAGTAACGGCTGCTCCGATGACCAAGCAGCTTCCATAACGACGCCGCTCTGGGACATGGGTGTGGTCATGCCTGTTGAATCATTTGTCATCGTCTTCGGCCAGTTCCGGCTGACCACGGTCAACTCGCCGGAGCAGTTATCCAGGTACGCCCCCTCCAGGGAAGCTGTGGATCCACCATTGTTACCTGCAACCACCCCGGAGACTGGCCAGGAAGAGGACGTCGTGAAAGCGACGGGCTCAAATAACCCGCTCTCGAGCGCGTGGCTCATCTCTGTTTCCCAGTGAGTAGCAGCAGCTGGAGTAGTCATTAGGTACTCTCGGCACATCTCGCTAGCAGTCGATGGCTCCGGACACTGCACTCCGGGCCACGAACCACAGGTAACTGCGATTGGCGAGACCTGGCTGGGGGAGTGCCACTGAGGCATCTCGGAGTTGTCGACCAGGCCGCAGTCCATCCGGTCTTGGCCCCTGCCAGCATGACTTTGATCCCGTGACTCCTTGTTGGAAGTGCTGTGCCTACCTTGCTGCTGTGCAGATGCAGAGCGAGAAACTCCTGCTGCTGAGCCCGTCAAAGTGTCAGTCTTCGACGATTTTTGCACAGGGGAGCTGTCCCCGGCCCTTGCTGCCGGTTTCAGGCCAGTCACGGCGACGGGCGGGACAATGGGCAGCGACACCTTATCGAACAGCTTCGCCCTCAGGGCTCCTCGGAGCCCCTCTTTCTCATTCACGGACCCACACGCTGCGTCAAAGGAGAAAGGCAGCAGGTTATCGATGTCGAGGCCATTCCTCGGAGCTGGCTGGGGAAGCTCAAAGTTGGTCCGAGCATTGGCTCCCCTCAGGGTCCGGGCAGCTTCATCGTAGGCCCGAGCCGCGTCCTCAGCCGTGTCAAAAGTGCCGAGCCAAAGTCGAACCTTCTGCAAGGAGTCCTTGATCTCAGCTACCCATCGACCCGATGGCCGTTGGCGGACTCCGACGAAGCGGTGGTGGCCCCGGGCGGAGGACTTCCGCCGGCCACTGCGTAACGACGACTCGTTAGCTGCCTTTTGTTGGAAGGCCATGTGTTGTTAGCAAGTGTTAACAAAGTTAGTGTGTTCGGATCTTTTGTTTGAATGAATGGGTCCGCTAATTCGAACCAAGCCAGGGTCgaagtggttatttttataGGCAAGATCAAAGCCTTCTCGAAAAGGACCCATTAATTACTTTATATCATCGGAAATGAGTAgataaatgtttttttttccttatataataatataaatcataCGAACTGAGAAATCGATATGCAAGTATCCAACAATAAAACTGCAACTACACCGAGTATTTATCATTCTAAATAACAGATAGAGTTATcgtatttcattttttttactgGGAGACCTAAAgacctaatataatgaaataaatattataataatcaataaatggacataaataatttcaccacgaaaattaaatgaaaaacatATCAATTATCAAACAAGGACCTGCACCATTACACCATTGCACTATTACACTATATCCTCTCCTCTAATGCATTTCATTTCAGAATTGGGAAAAGTATGAATAATTCAACCCTTATTAAAGTgagaaatttaataataagacAAGGCAGAAATGGCTAATCGGATGTGGTTAATCGCATTGGATTGAAAGGAAACATCGCCATTGCAGGCCAAAAAGATGTTGCACACATCGTCATagtataattataatatttgacAATTACATGCTTACCCatttttgtatgtttaaaATTTGGGTGGTGACATAAGCAATGAGGAAGATCTAATCATAACGCGACACtctttcttaattattttttactggTTAAATGTCTCTATGCTTATTCCGGAGAGACCACAACCtctttaataatatttactgCATTAATCACATATGCAAAGGGGACAATTAACTATAATGTTTGTACGTCCAATGTCTAGGGACCCACTAGCGCGTCACTTTCATTCCTCGCTGTGACATGCTAATATCTCAGACGCTTCCTATTCAATAGATAGGTTGATTTATCGCACTCCCTATTAATATACGATAATTACAACGAGAACCTCGTATATGCGAAATCATATAGCCATCCGAAAGATTAGTTGAACACATCCAaatcacaataaaaatataacttAATTCACTTTCTTGCACCTCGTGATGAATAATCATTGCATGTATAGATGAAGTGTATATAGAGACATGTATGGAAAATATGGTGTTACATGTATGTGTGTATGACAATCGTGGAAGGGCGTTATATAATTATCTAAAACTGATGGGGCTTCTCTGCAATGTATCTGTGTAAATATCTGGCATTTTTTTGTATGGAAAATTGATGGTGACTTTGGCTATGTAATCGAACAGCGATGTTATTGTTCTCTCGTTGATGCAGAGAAGAAACTTTGTTTTTGCTTAGTTGGTATCGAGCCGCAATCTGGCAGCCATTGTCTTGATGGAGTGCGATGACACGACTTATTAGCGGTTATAATCAAATACAATACACACTCCAGGTTcatgttgatttttatttaatttttttccgcTAACCCGGGTTGTTCATACTATGTCCAACTAATTTCCGGAGTTCTGTGAACACCCGGTGATGAACGGAGTgagtaatcacgccaaaagTGCTCCGGTGGCTTCAAGGGATTTCAAATCCCGGATCGGGTGGATACTTGAGCTCCAAGGTTCATATTGGTTTAGAAATCATCAATTTAGATATGTTTGTTTGGacttaaaattaagtattaaaaattgaagtaTACGAGCTTAATTGATCAAGTCAAAACTGCATTATAAAGTTAAGTGCTACATTTACATTCTTCTCaagatttactttttttacagTTTGGGCCCagattttttaattcaattactgaaaaaaaaaaggtgaagaCAGTATCGGACATGGTGGAGAGGGAAGGGGGCGGTGGGGGCCCTGATTCCGGCCACCACTGCCCTAATCGAGGTTGCCGATTTCGAAGAAAGAGGGAGATTTGCTCCTCCTCCATCTGGTCGTCAACAACCGAAAAAAAACATTAGACAGAAAATCGAGAAATGGACCAGATTGCAAAATCAGAAGAGTTCAGAAGCACCGCTGTAAATAAGCCGAAAGTAGCCCCTGCTGAGCGAATAAGCAAATATAGAGTAATTCAACACTTTTTTGACTGGTCATTAAGTTTTATGTTATCAAACAAGCTTAATTCCATTAAGtgctgaaaaattaatttcattgttTAATTGAAATTATCAAACATAACCTTAGTCTAAGCTTCTTGAGTCCTATGATGCCCAACAAGATAACGTAGGCATCATGTGTTAGATAATGAAGGAAAATTTGTGTCCGGAAGCTCTTTAGCTAACAAGAGCGGAAAAATCGAAACTGGGGAGCCGAGAGGCAAATAATCCGAACTCCGGTGGACGAAGGGGGCATGCGAGACTGCCACTCCTGATTTCCAACGCAGAAAACCTGCTAGCCCAGAGAAGGGCGATCATTGAACCTCGCTAGACCTTAAATCAAATAACTGAGAAAACGTGCCAAAATGGAAGCACACTGATAAACATGTCCACTGCACAAGATGATCCgatacaaaaaagaaaaaggcgcCATCCTTGAGGGTTCTTAGCTTAATTACAGCACCAAATCAGAAAGGTCTCGAAAAGAGTCGGATACGATAAGTTTACAACTAAAGACCATGCTCGCTGATTACGAGTACCGAACTAGGCTTTCCTAGCCAAAAAAATCCCAGAACATGGACGGATTAAGAGCCCCAGGCCGGAGAAGAAGTCTGCTGTCCCCAGCCAGACGAGGACCTCCCTCCGATGGATTGGTCTCTGCCTTCTCGACCGGAGCCCCCCCTTCCCCTTCTTCCACCGCCACTGCCCCAGGAACCACGACCACCGCCACCACGGCCGCCTGTCCGGTCCTCACCTCCGTTCCTGCTCcacccaccaccaccaccacctccaccTGCCCAACCAGCACCAGACCCTCCCCCTCCGCTGTTCCACGAAGACCCACCATCTGCTTTCCAACCACCCCCGGACccttcctctcctcttccaCTGCCACCACTCCATGAAGACCCGCCTGCTTTCCGAGAAGAATCTCCATCATCTTGCTTCGTGCTATTCCAGGAAGAGCCACCATTGCCCGGCGTGCTTCCCCAAGATGAATCTCCACCTCCGTCTTTTTTCCCATTCCAGGAAGAGCCACCTGCATCATGTTTGCTCCAGGAGTCCCCAGCAGGTTTTTTCCACCCACTCGAAGTATCAGACGGGTCCCCTCCAACTTGCTTGTCACTGCTCCAGGAAGAGCCACCACCGGCCTGCTTGCTCCAGGAGTCGCCCTCGGGTTTCTTCCAACCACTGGAAAAATCACCCGGATTGCCCCATTTATTATCCGTGCCAGCATCCTCAATTTTCTTACCCCAGGAATCCCCCCCAGGTTTCTTCCACCCTCCCGAGGAATCACCAGTGTTACCTGACTTATCATCTGCTCCAGTGTCCTCTACTTTCTTGCCCCAGGAATCCCCATCAGATTTCTTCCACCCTCCCGAAAAATCACTTGCATTATATGCTCCAGAGTCATCCTTTTTCTTGCCCCAGGAGTCCTCAGATTTCTTCCACCCCCCTCCTGAGACACTGCTCGCATTACCCCAATTATTATCTGATCCAGagtcttcctttttcttgccCCAAGAGTCCTCAGGTTTCTTCCAGCCTCCCGATGGACCAGTTGCGTTATATGCTCCAAAGTCGTCCCTTTTCTTGCCCCAAGATTCCCCCTCAGGTTTCTTGCATTCTCCCTCGTTATGCGCTTTATCCTCATTATTCCCCCAAGAACCCGTCCCTTTACGCCACTTGTCATCACCCGAACTTTTTGAAAAATCCCCAGCTTGTGGGTGGCTCCACGAAGACCCTCCTTCTCCATGGGAAGTCTTTGGTGTATTCCAGGCACCACTGGATTCCTTGTCCTTTCCCCAAGAGGCTCCAGCTGAACCTGAATCATTGTCTCCAGCATCTTTCCATGAGCCTCCGCCTTGTTTGTCCCAAGAGGATCCTTTGTCTTGTGTTCCCCCCaaagaagatcctccatcaGCACCAAAAGAACTTGGTTTGCTCCAACTCTCTCTCTGGTTCTGGTTGTCAGATCCACCTTTGTTATAACCACCAGGATTAGACGACCAAGAACTCCTGCAAGTAAGGTTCCATAATATGTAAGTGAACATGTCTAAGCTCGGATATCAAAATGACATATGATCATACTAGGCAGGGATTAAGAAGCTGACATAACTATCCAGAGAGGTAAAAGAACATACCgcacataaaaaaaagaaaaataagaccATCGAATCGGGGAAAAGATAGATCAACACGGAACTGCTGTAGTATCCACATAGAAAGGATTGCAACAGAAAATAAacgtaaaaataaaaactcattAACAATAGTAAGAAAAAACCTGTATGATACCTTTCTCCAATCCGTCCACTGCTCCATCCACCACTTCCTGGCGTTGAGCCACCTACAAAATATGCATTGTCAGGAAAGCAATTAGAAGAAGCAAGAATGAAATATTAAGTATTACATAAAACGGCCAAAAAAGTCAATACGAAAGACCCTAGAACTGGAGGGATACTCGTTAGTTTCCTCTTCTCTTCAATAGTGTTAGTATAATTCTCTTTTAATGGGAACGAAAATCAATTATTTAAGAACTACATCACTGTGGAAGCTCCTCGCCCACTTTAAAAGTTGCAAGCCAGTGTTTCTCATGAATAAAACAGTATTTTGGGCAGAAatgcaaataaagaaaatccaaTTTGAAACACTACCcatcctctcaaataaaatgTGTATATGACTAACAATAGTCCGATAAATCTGGTGCAAGCACAGAGAAATTACATTAGACTGTGAAGCTTCTATTATAGGCATGTGTAGGATATCATAGATTGCACACTTTAAGTGCTCAGACAGAATATAATATACGAAAAGCAATCATAGCCATCTTCTACAGTAACACATACTATTAAATCATTATCTTTTAGtctattcaaaaaaaaaatcaatgataatttaatgaaaaattccaGCACCAACCTCCACTGTTCCATCCAGAAGATTGATCCCGGTCAAATGATCTTCCTCTACCAAATCGACCACGATCACCTCGGCCTCCTCTACCTCGATCACCTCGGCCACCTCTACCTCTTCTCCCACCAGATCCGCCAAAAGTTTCACCCTGATCCTCATCTCCTCTATTGTCCCCAAAAGAGCTCCCTGTTTGTTGACCCCATGAAGAACTTCCACCTCCCTCGCCCCAAGATGAACCTCCTCCTTTACCCCAAGAAGCATCCCCTTCTTGTTTATTCCAGTTACCTCCATTATCAGTTCCAGCGGCTGATTTACTCCACGAAGAACCTCCATCTTGTTTATTCCAAGCGGAACCCCCACTACCTCCATTCCAGGAGCTGCCTGCATTTTGTTTAGATCCTCCAGGCTGATCATTCCAAGAGCCTCCATCTTGTTTGCTCCATGAAGAACCTTCATCTCTTTTACCCCATGAAGGACCTCCCTCTTGTTTATTCCAAGAGAACCCCCCACTATCTCTATCCCCGGAAGCACCTGCATCAGTTTTATTCCAAGAACCTGTATCATGCTTACTCCATGAAGAGTCTCCATCTTTTCCATTGTTGCCAGTTGATTTTCCCCATGAAGAGCCTCCATCTTGTTTCTTCCAAGAACCTCCATCTTTATTCAAAGACGAACTCCCATCCAGTCCAAACCCATCAATTGGTTTGTTCCACACAGAACTCCCACGTTCAGATTCCTGTGAAAAGCCTCCTCCTTTACCCCAATCATCAGAACCAAAACCAGCTTTCCCTTTGTCCGAGGATGAATCTAGTTTTTTCCAGTTTGTCCAACTGGCACTTTCATCCTTTGTCTTCTCACCAGAAGAATCAACGGGAGCTTTCATTTTCTGGTTTGCATTACCCCAGCTATCTCCATCTTTTGAAGAACCATCTGCTGCTTCACCCCCTGAAGAAACTCCTGGTTTGTTCCAACTATTCCATGAAGATCCTCCATCAGCAGTAGAAGCCTTTTGTTTGTTCCAACTATTATCCTCATTGTTATTTGCATCATTGTTTTTTCCCCAAGATACTACAGTGGCATTGGCCCAGCTCTCCCCACCTTCCTTAGAAGGCAGAGATGAATCTCCACTCTGTAGAATTGCATTGCCCCAGCTGTCCAATCCACTGCCGCTAGTACCGCCCTTTGCACCAGCTTTATTCCAAGTGTCTCCATCCTTTCCCCAACCATCACTTTGGTCATTACCAGAAACCACTTGGTTATCAGCTGCAGATGTGCCCCAGGAAGAATTTTGTTTTGGAGCCACTTTTGATCCCCAGCCATCATCTTCCACATCTACCAAgccagagaaaaaaagaaatttgctATTAAGCATGCTCAGGTGAAACTACAAACATCAAGGATCAGAGCTGCAGAAAATGATGCATGGCTCTACCTGTTTTAGGACCGTTACCGGAACTAGATGGATCTGCAGAATTATTCTCTGTCTGAAGATGTAAAAAGGAAATGGTTCAGGATTCACAGCATGCTTCCAAATTCaaacaagaaaagaagagaagggaaGCAAAATTGGGGAGACCGAGAGCAAGTTACAAACCAAAAGTCCTGATGAAGGAACACCGGACCAAGAACTCCTACAAGCACAAGAAAATTGTCAAATTCATCAGAGAAAGAGCAAGATGTAATATATCCTAAACATAAGCAGGATGATGGATGAGCACCTTACTAAAACTTCAGAAAATTATGTGTCAATGATTCGAATAATGGATATCTAAACTTCTAAACCAGAACTTTACAGTATAAGATGCATAGAGTCAgcacatttttttaatataatatgcaTTCTATATACACTTAATTCTAATCTCTGAGATTTGTAGACACTGAATATCATCATTGATGAAAAGCAAAACCACCACAAAGTAAAATCAGCAATTCACATATCAATTTTATATGGTTGTCAATTAGCAACATCAATGAATCCCATTAATATAACAATAGTTATATAGGAAGACAAATTTAAGTCGTTGGCATCAGACTGTGAGACTACCATGGGGCAGATGAACCCCCAGAATTCCATCCCCCATCATTAGCTGAAGTTTCAGTTCCACCAGTCCAATCTGCAAACATAAACATGACAATAAACACCATATAAACCGTCACAAGCCACCCtccaaaaacaaaagagaatgCGCAAAAAGCATGTCGGGAGGGATGGAGACATAAACTGAAGAATAAAGTTCAACTAGATGGAGATATAATGCTTCAAAAGACACAGCTACCAACTATCCATGTTCAGTAATTACTAATTATAAATGCATTAACCTGTAGAGCCTTCATTTCCAAGCAGATCAAATGGTTTTGCAGAACCGGAATCTGGCTCCTCCCTTTAAAACACAAGAAGAAATGTCAGAACAATTTTGAGAAATGCAACCATTGCATTCTAAGAGATTCACCAAAAACGGTCAAATATGATGAAGACCTAATTGACGTTGCAGTGCTCCTTCCATGAACCTCAACAAGGTGCTC
This region includes:
- the LOC116187565 gene encoding protein RNA-directed DNA methylation 3; the protein is MVSDKGKQPAGKSSGKRKVDDDKTGGAKKRRNRGVLQFFEDAAVASDGDYSSGDSIFDDDFFEEEEYDLGTNDKNDQSKSHSLPVFPKEEEFEEEFDKMMEERYKNASAFLRFAEDEPDLRRFVEEDASIPSIKDPTTWKVKCAVGRERNSAFCLMQKYVDLQALGKKLQIISAYAVEHMKGHFFVEAEKQSEVIEACKGLCSIYTTRVTPVPRSQVPHLLNVRSRRAEISVGMWARVKNGTYKGDLAQVVAVNDAKRRVTVKLIPRIDLQALAQKFGGGVSLKRTGKKTGAPAPKLISAIELDEFRPLIEKRRDRDTGQYFEILDGLMLKDGYIYKRVAIDSLSFWGVMPSEEEQLKFQPPENDESSEVEWLTQLYGDKKKKRSVKFEKAGEKGEGSSGSSSTKKYELFDLVCMGRKDFGLIVGVEKDDYKILKEGAEGHIVQNVGVHEITNGPFEGKFTAMDQHKKPISVNETVRILDGPLKDRQGIIKQIYRGIIFIYDENESENGGYICSKAQHCEKIKLSVDSFPGKGGDPSPFGFDDLPSSPKSPLSPEKPWQARENKRDFNQGERDGFSVGQTLRIRVGPLKGYTCRVIGVRRSDVTVKLDSQQKVLTVKSEHLVEVHGRSTATSIREEPDSGSAKPFDLLGNEGSTDWTGGTETSANDGGWNSGGSSAPWSSWSGVPSSGLLTENNSADPSSSGNGPKTDVEDDGWGSKVAPKQNSSWGTSAADNQVVSGNDQSDGWGKDGDTWNKAGAKGGTSGSGLDSWGNAILQSGDSSLPSKEGGESWANATVVSWGKNNDANNNEDNSWNKQKASTADGGSSWNSWNKPGVSSGGEAADGSSKDGDSWGNANQKMKAPVDSSGEKTKDESASWTNWKKLDSSSDKGKAGFGSDDWGKGGGFSQESERGSSVWNKPIDGFGLDGSSSLNKDGGSWKKQDGGSSWGKSTGNNGKDGDSSWSKHDTGSWNKTDAGASGDRDSGGFSWNKQEGGPSWGKRDEGSSWSKQDGGSWNDQPGGSKQNAGSSWNGGSGGSAWNKQDGGSSWSKSAAGTDNGGNWNKQEGDASWGKGGGSSWGEGGGSSSWGQQTGSSFGDNRGDEDQGETFGGSGGRRGRGGRGDRGRGGRGDRGRFGRGRSFDRDQSSGWNSGGGSTPGSGGWSSGRIGERSSWSSNPGGYNKGGSDNQNQRESWSKPSSFGADGGSSLGGTQDKGSSWDKQGGGSWKDAGDNDSGSAGASWGKDKESSGAWNTPKTSHGEGGSSWSHPQAGDFSKSSGDDKWRKGTGSWGNNEDKAHNEGECKKPEGESWGKKRDDFGAYNATGPSGGWKKPEDSWGKKKEDSGSDNNWGNASSVSGGGWKKSEDSWGKKKDDSGAYNASDFSGGWKKSDGDSWGKKVEDTGADDKSGNTGDSSGGWKKPGGDSWGKKIEDAGTDNKWGNPGDFSSGWKKPEGDSWSKQAGGGSSWSSDKQVGGDPSDTSSGWKKPAGDSWSKHDAGGSSWNGKKDGGGDSSWGSTPGNGGSSWNSTKQDDGDSSRKAGGSSWSGGSGRGEEGSGGGWKADGGSSWNSGGGGSGAGWAGGGGGGGGWSRNGGEDRTGGRGGGGRGSWGSGGGRRGRGGSGREGRDQSIGGRSSSGWGQQTSSPAWGS